A DNA window from Thermosynechococcaceae cyanobacterium Okahandja contains the following coding sequences:
- a CDS encoding aminotransferase class V-fold PLP-dependent enzyme: MPPIYLDGLATTPVDPQVLAAMLPYFSDRPGNASNSAHAYGWEAAAAVEVARERLATAINADPAEIIFTSGATEADNLALKGVAEAYYGQGRHIITVQTEHQAVLAPCRYLESLGFRVTYLGVKANGLIDLYELDQAFAPDTLLVSVMAANNEIGVVQPLAEIGRRCRDRQVLFHCDAAQALGKIPLDVQQMHIDLLSLTAHKLYGPKGIGALYLRRDRPRVQLAPQLHGGGQEQGWRSGTLATPLIVGFGEAVRLAQDRFSNDTAHLRQLKHHLWQGLSALEGIYLNGDLEQSLPNCLNVSIAGVDGNALLQALYPHIALSSGSACSSAKPAPSHVLLALGRSPQLARATLRFGFLRTTTLKEVHQALGYVTECVQSLRQRAPHATL, translated from the coding sequence ATGCCCCCCATCTACCTCGATGGACTGGCAACCACCCCAGTAGATCCGCAGGTCCTGGCGGCCATGCTGCCCTATTTTAGCGATCGCCCCGGCAATGCCAGCAATAGTGCCCATGCCTACGGCTGGGAAGCTGCCGCCGCCGTAGAAGTGGCCCGAGAGCGTTTGGCCACGGCAATCAATGCTGATCCCGCAGAGATTATTTTTACCAGCGGTGCCACCGAAGCGGATAACCTTGCCCTCAAGGGTGTTGCCGAAGCCTACTATGGCCAAGGCCGCCATATCATTACGGTGCAGACGGAGCATCAGGCGGTGCTTGCCCCCTGTCGTTATCTGGAGTCGCTGGGGTTTCGGGTCACCTATCTAGGGGTCAAGGCCAATGGCCTGATTGACTTATATGAACTCGATCAGGCCTTTGCCCCAGACACCCTTTTAGTGTCGGTGATGGCTGCCAATAATGAAATTGGGGTGGTGCAACCTCTGGCTGAGATTGGCCGCCGCTGTCGCGATCGCCAGGTGCTGTTTCACTGTGATGCGGCACAGGCCCTTGGTAAAATTCCCCTTGACGTGCAGCAGATGCACATTGATTTGCTCTCCCTCACCGCCCACAAACTCTACGGCCCGAAGGGAATTGGTGCCTTATACCTCCGCCGCGATCGCCCTCGGGTGCAGTTGGCACCTCAGCTTCACGGTGGCGGCCAAGAGCAGGGATGGCGATCAGGCACCTTGGCCACCCCACTGATTGTTGGCTTTGGCGAAGCAGTGCGGCTAGCCCAAGACCGCTTTAGTAACGACACTGCCCACCTGCGGCAGCTTAAACACCACCTCTGGCAGGGGCTTTCGGCTCTTGAAGGCATTTATTTGAATGGCGATTTAGAGCAGAGTTTACCCAACTGTCTCAACGTGAGTATTGCCGGGGTGGATGGCAATGCCCTGCTGCAAGCCCTCTACCCCCACATAGCTCTTTCTTCCGGCTCTGCCTGTAGTAGCGCCAAGCCAGCCCCATCCCACGTTCTTCTGGCCCTAGGGCGATCGCCACAATTAGCGCGGGCAACCCTACGTTTTGGATTCCTGCGAACAACAACCCTAAAGGAGGTCCATCAAGCCCTTGGCTATGTGACTGAGTGTGTGCAATCCCTGCGTCAACGTGCCCCACACGCAACCCTTTGA
- a CDS encoding DUF3084 domain-containing protein, giving the protein MAGYVLVLAVIILGGAIATVGDRLGSKVGKARLSLFNLRPRQTAVLITILTGSLISASTLALLFALSRELQDGLLRIGTIRKQQEAAERELAETRAQKDAIEAELAQSQVELANVRERLGQTNQILEQAVNRQTLTEAELKQLQNRYTTAQAELKEFEAQGAQLRQEIQRLQQERQAIQGRLQDVAGQKAALETAIRTAQERLAEVEGQKNNLQAEIDRIQDQLAVANQQQQVLRDQQRTLQQEIAALEASRQRLEENVNILLLGLRRGTISIRAGQVLASAVIQSVRDPNQATQAIEQLLREARRTAIVLNNPQNLRPTDQVIQVTAEDINRLRAQISDGQPYVVRILAAANYLQGESNILVVPQVARNQEVFREGENLATISFDPSQMTDEQIFQRLDQLFTVTNQRAIASGILPDPVTGSVGSFRQIELVKFILDLKDYQGTVDISAVTPTPVYTAGPLTLSLVARQNERVILRSGLNS; this is encoded by the coding sequence ATGGCTGGGTACGTTTTGGTTTTAGCAGTGATTATTTTGGGCGGCGCGATCGCCACCGTTGGCGATCGCCTCGGCTCGAAGGTGGGCAAAGCACGGCTGAGTTTATTTAATTTGCGGCCACGGCAAACCGCAGTGCTCATTACGATCCTCACCGGCAGCCTGATTTCCGCTTCTACCTTAGCCCTACTCTTTGCCCTCAGTCGGGAATTGCAGGACGGCCTACTGCGCATTGGCACCATTCGCAAACAACAGGAGGCAGCGGAACGGGAACTGGCAGAAACCCGCGCCCAAAAAGATGCCATCGAGGCAGAATTGGCGCAATCGCAGGTTGAGCTTGCCAATGTGCGCGAACGCCTTGGCCAGACCAATCAAATTTTAGAGCAGGCCGTCAATCGCCAAACCCTGACAGAAGCAGAACTAAAGCAACTGCAAAACCGTTACACCACCGCCCAAGCGGAACTCAAGGAATTTGAAGCCCAAGGAGCACAACTACGGCAGGAAATTCAGCGGCTGCAACAGGAGCGCCAAGCCATTCAAGGGCGGCTGCAGGATGTGGCGGGGCAAAAAGCCGCCCTAGAAACTGCCATCCGTACGGCTCAAGAACGCTTGGCAGAGGTGGAGGGGCAAAAAAATAACCTCCAAGCGGAAATCGATCGCATTCAAGATCAACTGGCGGTGGCCAACCAACAGCAGCAGGTGCTCCGAGATCAGCAGCGCACCCTCCAGCAAGAAATTGCCGCCCTTGAGGCCAGTCGCCAACGCCTTGAGGAAAATGTCAATATTTTGTTATTGGGGTTACGGCGGGGCACCATATCGATTCGTGCCGGTCAGGTGCTAGCCTCAGCCGTCATTCAAAGTGTGAGGGACCCCAACCAAGCCACCCAAGCCATTGAGCAACTGTTGCGGGAGGCGCGGCGCACCGCCATTGTCCTCAATAATCCCCAAAATCTCAGGCCCACGGATCAGGTGATTCAGGTGACCGCTGAAGACATCAATCGCCTGCGTGCCCAAATTAGTGATGGTCAGCCCTACGTGGTTCGCATTCTTGCTGCCGCCAACTACCTGCAAGGGGAAAGCAACATTTTGGTGGTGCCCCAAGTGGCCCGAAACCAAGAAGTTTTTCGGGAGGGGGAGAACTTGGCAACCATTTCGTTTGATCCGAGCCAAATGACCGACGAGCAAATTTTCCAGCGGCTAGATCAGCTATTTACCGTCACCAATCAGCGGGCGATCGCCTCGGGAATTCTCCCGGATCCGGTCACCGGTAGCGTGGGCTCCTTCCGCCAAATTGAACTGGTGAAATTTATCCTTGATCTCAAGGACTACCAAGGTACCGTTGATATTAGTGCTGTTACACCCACCCCCGTTTATACGGCTGGCCCCCTCACCCTTTCCCTAGTGGCACGCCAGAACGAGCGGGTCATTCTCCGCAGTGGCCTAAATAGCTAA